AAGGCACCGCCGGGTGGTACCGCAGCGGCATCCCCGCCTCGGCGGGCGTGCGATCGCCCTTGCGCTGATTGCAGCCGCCGCAGGCGGCCACCGTGTTGAGCCAGGTGTTACGGCCGCCCCGCGAGCTGGGCAGCACGTGATCGATGGTGTACGCGGCGCCGCCGCAGTACGCGCAGCGGTGCTGGTCGCGGACGAGCACGCCGCGCCGGGACCAGGTGGGCCCGCCGCTGAAGCGCCAGCGGGTCACCACGTAGCTGACCAGGCGCACCACCTTGGGCATCGGGAAGACCCCGATGGCCTGATCAGGTTCCGCCTCGTGCACCACCGCGACCTGCCGCCACAGCATGCGCAGGGCGTGACGCAGGCTGACCCGGTGGAGCGGGCCGAGATCGGCGTTGAGGACGAGTACTGCGTTCATCGGGTCACCTCCTTGGAATGCTGTGGTCGGGTTGGAGCGGTAGCCGGGAGTCGAACCCGGGTCTCTGCCATGGCGAGGCAGCGCACTGCCGTTGTGCGACAACCGCGGAAATGTTTCACTGCGCAGCCGATGCGGGACTCGAACCCGCTTTTCCGAGTAGAGAGCTCGGGGGCCTACCCATAGCCGAATCGGCCTCGGCGCCGCCGACTGCGGCGCTGTTTCTCAATGCCATCCACTGTGGAGTTCTCAAGGTCCGAACGTTCGGCGTGCCGGGCGTCCGGTCGTGCAGTTCCTGCTGCTCACATGCCTTGCATATGGAAAAGGCCGCTCGCTTCCGTGGTCGGAGGCGAGCGGCCTTGAAAGCCGTTTCGGCAGCGCTTCAGCAGCGCCGCCCGCCCCTTCCCGGGTCGGGTTCCCACAGATACGCGCAGCCACCTCGGACGGCGGCGGGCATGGCGTTCTCGACGCACGGCGTCAGCCGGTGCGCGGTGTACGAGAAGGCGCTCATGTCTGTCCCCGGTCCGTTCTATCGCGGTGTCGTTCTTGGTGTGGGCATACCGTATTGGCGACGCCGTTCGGGAGGCAACCTCATTTTCCGCGGCCGATGTCCGCGCAGCTCAGCCGTTCGCCCGCCTGTGCCCGGGGCCGCCGCGCGGTACAAAGAGACCGTCCTCACCGCAGGAGGTGGCGTATGGCCAGGCCGACCCGGCGGCAGCTGCTCACCCACGGCGCGACCGCGCTCGGAGCGCTCGCCCTGGGCAGCGCCGGCACCC
The Catellatospora sp. IY07-71 DNA segment above includes these coding regions:
- a CDS encoding HNH endonuclease → MNAVLVLNADLGPLHRVSLRHALRMLWRQVAVVHEAEPDQAIGVFPMPKVVRLVSYVVTRWRFSGGPTWSRRGVLVRDQHRCAYCGGAAYTIDHVLPSSRGGRNTWLNTVAACGGCNQRKGDRTPAEAGMPLRYHPAVPSWAMLARR